A single genomic interval of Lentimicrobium saccharophilum harbors:
- a CDS encoding fumarylacetoacetate hydrolase family protein: MKIICIGRNYSEHARELNNPVPAEPVFFMKPESAQLRNNQPFFYPAFSNDIHYEVELVLHINKVGKNIQEKFAHTYYDGIGVGIDFTARDLQQKAKEKGLPWEMAKAFDFSAPVSGFLPVSDFADRNNIPFGLYKNGVVVQQGNSHDMIFTFDAIIAYVSKFVTLKQGDYIFTGTPAGVGPVVIGDRLEAFIGNDKLLLCNIR, encoded by the coding sequence ATGAAAATTATCTGCATTGGCCGTAATTATTCCGAACACGCGAGGGAGTTAAACAATCCGGTTCCGGCGGAGCCTGTCTTTTTTATGAAACCGGAGTCTGCCCAGTTGCGCAATAATCAGCCCTTTTTTTATCCTGCATTCTCAAACGACATCCATTATGAAGTTGAACTTGTTTTGCATATCAACAAGGTGGGTAAGAATATTCAGGAAAAATTTGCACATACGTATTATGACGGAATAGGGGTGGGCATTGATTTTACAGCCCGCGATCTCCAGCAAAAGGCAAAAGAAAAAGGTCTGCCATGGGAAATGGCTAAGGCTTTTGATTTTTCTGCACCGGTCAGCGGATTTCTGCCGGTCTCCGATTTTGCTGATCGGAACAACATCCCTTTTGGTCTTTATAAAAACGGGGTAGTCGTTCAGCAGGGGAACTCACATGATATGATCTTTACCTTTGATGCTATTATAGCTTACGTGTCGAAATTTGTTACCCTTAAGCAGGGCGATTACATCTTTACAGGGACTCCGGCAGGCGTAGGTCCGGTAGTTATCGGTGACAGACTTGAAGCATTTATCGGAAATGATAAATTGTTGCTATGTAATATCAGGTAA
- the recF gene encoding DNA replication/repair protein RecF (All proteins in this family for which functions are known are DNA-binding proteins that assist the filamentation of RecA onto DNA for the initiation of recombination or recombinational repair.) — translation MYLRKLTLYNFKNYSEASLGFSEKINCFTGRNGSGKTNLLDAIYYLSFTKSYFNLIDNQNIRHGEDYFAIHGQFVRNGNGNDEVSCIQRRNLKKQFRINTKDYDRMADHIGAFPLVMVSPYDRDMINEGSELRRKYMDSVISQFDRMYLDDLITYNKALAQRNALLKDFAEKRYFDKTSLEIWDEQMAGPAARIFARRNVFIGGFLPVFQKYFEFISNGRDLVDISYTSDLRDSAMDILLKSGLQRDLTARFTTSGIHKDDLEFSIGGYPVKKFGSQGQQKSFVLAIKLAQFDYTQTVKGFKPILLLDDIFDKLDNERVSQLIHLVGDNSFGQVFITDTQPERVNKIFESASIDHKLFTVNQGVVYEGAGTY, via the coding sequence ATGTACCTCAGGAAACTTACTTTATACAATTTTAAAAATTACAGTGAGGCTTCGCTGGGGTTTTCTGAAAAGATAAATTGCTTCACAGGACGCAATGGGTCCGGAAAAACCAATCTGCTCGATGCCATTTATTACCTGTCGTTTACCAAAAGTTACTTTAACCTGATCGACAACCAGAACATCAGGCACGGCGAAGATTATTTTGCCATTCACGGTCAGTTTGTCCGCAACGGGAATGGAAATGATGAAGTGAGTTGCATTCAGCGGAGGAACCTGAAAAAGCAGTTCCGGATCAACACCAAGGATTATGATCGGATGGCCGACCATATCGGGGCATTCCCTTTGGTGATGGTGTCTCCCTACGATCGCGATATGATCAACGAGGGGAGCGAACTCCGGCGGAAATACATGGATTCGGTCATCTCCCAGTTCGACCGGATGTACCTCGATGATCTGATTACTTATAACAAGGCCCTTGCGCAAAGGAATGCCCTTCTGAAGGACTTTGCCGAGAAAAGATATTTTGATAAAACATCGCTGGAAATCTGGGATGAACAAATGGCCGGCCCTGCCGCCCGTATCTTTGCGCGCCGCAATGTTTTTATCGGGGGATTTCTTCCTGTTTTCCAAAAATATTTTGAATTTATCAGCAATGGCAGGGATCTGGTTGATATCTCCTATACATCTGACTTGCGGGATTCGGCTATGGATATACTGCTAAAATCAGGACTTCAGCGCGACCTTACCGCCAGGTTCACTACATCCGGTATTCATAAAGATGACCTTGAATTTTCTATCGGTGGCTATCCGGTAAAGAAGTTTGGTTCACAGGGGCAACAAAAATCATTTGTGCTTGCAATCAAGCTGGCGCAATTTGATTATACGCAGACTGTTAAAGGTTTTAAACCAATTTTACTGCTCGACGATATTTTTGATAAACTCGACAATGAACGCGTTTCTCAACTGATTCATCTGGTGGGTGACAATTCCTTTGGTCAGGTCTTTATTACGGATACCCAGCCTGAAAGGGTCAACAAGATATTTGAATCAGCAAGTATTGATCATAAATTGTTTACCGTTAACCAGGGAGTGGTTTACGAAGGAGCCGGTACCTACTGA
- a CDS encoding 4-hydroxy-3-methylbut-2-enyl diphosphate reductase, translating into MNPAIPEIEIDRSSGFCSGVERAIKIAEDKLLQEEPIYCLGNLVHNEEELERLSSLGMRFIRHDEINGEMKTVFIRAHGEPPETYSILRNNNASVIDATCPVVLRLQHKVKESSRQFRETGSGLVIIYGKPGHPEITGLLGQTEGNAILISKLEETGSIDYNQPLHLYAQTTAGEEEYASLCRRISENSLQLTGRNDLVTVHNTICRQMSQRAPRMRAFAQKHDVIIFVTGSESSNGRYLSGVAREVNPETHVVGSPSDVENWFAGARSIGITGATSTPLWLMDEVAGRIKAIVENNL; encoded by the coding sequence ATGAATCCTGCAATTCCCGAAATTGAGATTGACCGTTCCTCCGGATTTTGTTCGGGCGTTGAACGTGCCATAAAGATTGCAGAGGATAAACTTCTGCAGGAGGAACCCATTTATTGCCTGGGTAACCTTGTGCACAACGAAGAAGAATTGGAACGCCTGAGCAGCCTGGGGATGCGGTTTATCCGGCATGATGAGATCAACGGTGAGATGAAAACCGTGTTTATCCGTGCCCACGGAGAACCTCCGGAAACATACAGTATTCTCAGAAATAACAATGCTTCGGTAATTGATGCCACTTGCCCTGTTGTACTGAGGTTGCAGCATAAAGTGAAGGAAAGCAGCCGGCAGTTCCGGGAGACTGGCAGCGGCCTGGTAATTATTTACGGCAAGCCGGGTCATCCTGAAATAACCGGTCTTTTGGGTCAGACAGAGGGCAATGCTATACTTATCAGCAAATTGGAGGAAACCGGTTCAATTGATTACAATCAGCCATTACATCTTTATGCCCAGACGACGGCAGGGGAGGAAGAATATGCTTCTTTGTGCCGGCGTATTTCAGAGAATTCTTTACAACTGACCGGCAGGAACGACCTGGTAACCGTCCACAATACCATTTGTCGCCAGATGAGCCAGCGGGCGCCCCGGATGAGGGCGTTTGCACAGAAGCATGATGTGATTATCTTTGTCACAGGGTCGGAAAGTTCCAATGGGCGCTATCTGTCAGGTGTAGCACGCGAAGTTAATCCTGAAACCCATGTCGTTGGCAGTCCGTCTGATGTTGAAAACTGGTTTGCCGGCGCCCGCAGCATCGGCATTACCGGTGCCACTTCCACCCCGTTGTGGCTGATGGATGAAGTGGCAGGCAGAATCAAGGCGATTGTTGAAAACAATCTTTAA
- the porQ gene encoding type IX secretion system protein PorQ encodes MIRKLSLQLIIFLSVFSFMNVQAQIGGTSTYRFLNLPNSPRVAAMGGNFVAISDNDLSVGLNNPSLITEEMHNAVSLNFVDYFSDINYGFASYSRTYEKAGSFAASMQYINYGRFTYTDETGILAEDAGEFSAGEFALVLGWGRRLDSLFSIGANLKTIYSSFETYNSFGLGVDVAGSYHSPSGFTASLIARNIGRQLKTYTAGNNEPLPFEIQLGISKRLQHLPFRYSVLLTNLQKWDLTYYDPAEDEIDPFTGEVKTKSKAGEFADKAMRHVVIGGEFIPTKNFSFRLGYNYQRRQEMKVESKRSTVGFSWGIGLRVSKFNFSYARSAYHLAGSPNFLSVAFNLSDFGDSRKSADGGLQ; translated from the coding sequence GTGATCCGAAAATTATCTTTACAACTGATTATTTTTCTGAGTGTTTTTAGCTTCATGAATGTTCAGGCTCAGATTGGAGGGACAAGTACCTACCGTTTTCTGAATCTGCCCAATTCTCCCCGTGTGGCAGCTATGGGAGGCAATTTTGTGGCTATTTCGGATAATGATTTGTCTGTCGGATTGAATAATCCTTCACTGATTACGGAAGAAATGCACAATGCCGTTTCATTGAACTTTGTGGATTATTTTTCAGATATAAATTACGGGTTTGCCAGTTATTCGAGAACTTATGAGAAGGCCGGCAGTTTCGCGGCCAGCATGCAATATATCAATTACGGCCGTTTTACCTATACCGATGAAACGGGAATCCTCGCTGAAGATGCCGGTGAATTTTCGGCCGGTGAATTTGCCCTGGTCCTGGGCTGGGGGCGGCGCCTTGATTCACTTTTCAGCATCGGAGCCAACCTGAAGACTATCTATTCTTCATTTGAAACTTATAATTCTTTCGGACTTGGTGTGGATGTTGCCGGATCGTACCATTCCCCTTCCGGATTTACCGCCTCATTGATTGCCCGGAATATCGGAAGACAGCTTAAAACCTATACCGCCGGTAATAATGAGCCCCTCCCGTTTGAAATCCAGCTGGGCATTTCAAAAAGACTGCAGCACCTGCCGTTCCGCTATTCGGTATTGCTTACAAATTTACAGAAATGGGACCTGACTTACTACGACCCGGCTGAAGATGAAATCGATCCGTTTACAGGTGAAGTAAAAACGAAAAGTAAAGCAGGTGAGTTTGCCGACAAGGCAATGAGACATGTAGTGATCGGAGGGGAGTTTATTCCAACAAAGAATTTCAGTTTCCGGTTGGGATACAACTACCAGCGCCGTCAGGAAATGAAAGTTGAAAGCAAACGTTCCACCGTTGGTTTTTCCTGGGGGATTGGTCTGAGGGTCTCAAAATTTAACTTTTCATATGCCCGTTCGGCCTATCACCTGGCCGGTTCGCCAAACTTCCTGAGTGTCGCGTTTAACCTGTCGGATTTCGGCGACAGCAGAAAAAGCGCTGATGGCGGACTGCAGTAG
- a CDS encoding aconitate hydratase has protein sequence MLFDLDLIQRVYAAMPERVKNARVMLGRPLTLSEKILYSHLFKGEAFKPYARGGDYVNFAPDRVAMQDATAQMALLQFMNAGRSRTAVPSTVHCDHLIQAHSGAQADLDTALDQNREVFDFLQSVSNKYGIGFWKPGAGIIHQVVLENYAFPGGMMIGTDSHTVNAGGLGMIAIGVGGADAVDVMAGMAWELKMPRLIGVKLTGRLNGWASAKDVILKVAGILTVKGGTGAIVEYFGEGADAISATGKGTICNMGAEIGATTSIFGYDAKMSAYLRETGRAVVADMADKMLADLRSDEDVYQNPEKYYDQLIEINLSELEPHINGPFTPDAAYGISEFVKIVREKNYPLTLEVGLIGSCTNSSYEDLTRAASVARQAKQKNLKVRSEFIITPGSEQIRYTTERDGLLDVFEDIGGVVMANACGPCIGQWKRHTDDPERKNSIITSFNRNFAKRNDGNPNTHGFVASPEIVTAMTIAGDLTFNPLTDKLLNENGEWVTLDMPEGLELPPDGFEVKDAGYVAPSEDGSSVTVAVKPDSNRLQLLQPFPAWDGKDMKGLRLLIKAKGKCTTDHISMAGPWLRFRGHLDNISDNLLIGAVNYFNEKTNFVKNGLTGSYDAVPAVARAYKAAGAGSIVIGDENYGEGSSREHAAMEPRHLGVKVVLVKSFARIHETNLKKQGMLALTFANKSDYDKVREEDTISVSGLKEFSPGKPLTLTLDHADGSSESFIVNHTYNQSQIEWFIAGSALNLIRKQIGK, from the coding sequence ATGCTTTTTGATCTTGACCTGATTCAACGTGTTTATGCAGCGATGCCCGAACGGGTGAAAAATGCCAGGGTGATGCTTGGCAGACCGCTGACCCTGAGTGAAAAAATTCTTTATTCCCATCTTTTTAAGGGGGAAGCATTTAAGCCATACGCCAGGGGAGGTGATTATGTAAATTTTGCACCCGACCGGGTCGCCATGCAGGATGCCACAGCCCAGATGGCCCTGCTGCAGTTCATGAATGCAGGGCGAAGCAGAACTGCCGTTCCTTCCACAGTGCATTGCGACCATTTGATTCAGGCGCATTCCGGCGCTCAGGCCGATCTTGACACTGCCCTGGATCAAAACAGGGAAGTTTTTGATTTTTTGCAGTCCGTATCCAACAAATACGGCATCGGTTTCTGGAAGCCAGGCGCCGGTATCATACACCAGGTGGTACTGGAGAATTACGCTTTTCCGGGAGGAATGATGATAGGTACAGATTCGCATACCGTGAATGCCGGCGGATTGGGAATGATCGCCATAGGTGTCGGGGGCGCCGACGCCGTGGATGTAATGGCCGGAATGGCATGGGAACTTAAAATGCCCAGGCTGATCGGGGTTAAACTTACCGGCAGGCTTAACGGATGGGCCTCAGCCAAGGATGTAATTCTGAAAGTAGCTGGTATCCTTACAGTGAAAGGCGGTACCGGTGCTATTGTTGAGTACTTTGGCGAAGGGGCTGATGCAATTTCTGCAACCGGAAAGGGTACCATCTGCAATATGGGTGCCGAAATCGGTGCCACAACCTCCATCTTCGGCTATGATGCAAAAATGAGTGCATACCTCAGAGAGACCGGCAGGGCCGTGGTGGCGGATATGGCGGATAAAATGTTGGCAGACCTGCGTTCGGATGAGGATGTGTATCAAAACCCAGAGAAATACTATGATCAGTTGATCGAAATAAATCTTTCGGAACTGGAACCTCATATCAACGGACCGTTTACGCCGGATGCCGCTTACGGTATTTCGGAATTTGTAAAAATTGTCAGGGAGAAAAATTATCCGCTGACGCTTGAAGTCGGGCTTATCGGATCATGTACCAATTCATCCTATGAAGATCTCACCCGTGCTGCTTCTGTTGCCCGTCAGGCAAAGCAGAAAAACCTGAAGGTGCGGAGCGAGTTCATCATTACGCCGGGTTCAGAGCAGATACGTTACACTACCGAACGTGATGGATTGCTGGACGTTTTTGAAGATATCGGCGGCGTAGTAATGGCCAATGCCTGCGGCCCGTGTATCGGACAATGGAAACGCCATACCGATGATCCGGAACGCAAAAATTCAATAATTACCTCTTTTAACAGGAATTTTGCCAAAAGGAATGATGGAAATCCGAATACGCATGGTTTTGTGGCCTCTCCTGAAATAGTCACTGCAATGACCATAGCCGGAGATCTTACATTCAATCCGCTCACCGACAAGCTGTTAAATGAAAACGGAGAATGGGTTACCCTGGATATGCCCGAGGGGCTTGAACTCCCTCCGGACGGTTTTGAGGTGAAAGATGCCGGTTATGTCGCACCTTCGGAAGACGGTAGCAGTGTTACGGTAGCCGTTAAGCCGGATTCTAACCGGCTGCAGCTGCTTCAGCCTTTTCCCGCCTGGGACGGGAAAGACATGAAAGGATTGCGCCTGCTGATTAAAGCCAAAGGTAAATGCACTACAGATCATATCTCCATGGCCGGTCCCTGGCTCCGGTTCCGCGGTCATCTCGATAATATTTCTGATAACCTGCTGATAGGCGCTGTAAATTATTTTAATGAAAAAACGAACTTTGTAAAAAACGGCCTGACCGGAAGTTATGACGCCGTGCCTGCGGTTGCCAGGGCCTATAAGGCTGCTGGTGCGGGTTCAATCGTGATCGGTGATGAAAATTACGGGGAAGGTTCTTCCCGCGAACATGCCGCCATGGAGCCCCGTCATCTCGGGGTGAAAGTTGTGCTCGTTAAATCATTTGCGAGAATTCATGAAACGAACCTGAAAAAACAGGGAATGCTCGCGCTGACGTTCGCCAATAAATCCGATTATGACAAGGTGCGTGAAGAAGATACCATTTCAGTAAGCGGTTTAAAGGAGTTTTCTCCCGGCAAGCCGTTAACGCTTACGCTTGATCATGCTGATGGTTCTTCTGAATCCTTCATCGTAAATCATACTTACAATCAGTCGCAGATAGAGTGGTTTATTGCAGGCAGCGCACTGAACCTGATCCGGAAGCAGATCGGAAAATAG
- the coaE gene encoding dephospho-CoA kinase (Dephospho-CoA kinase (CoaE) performs the final step in coenzyme A biosynthesis.) — MLKVGLTGSIGSGKSTIAGLFRVFGIPVYIADVEAKKFLGDPEVIRMVVEMAGDGVLSPDGSIDRRMLASLVFNDPARLTTLNNIIHPRVRRHFFDWIETQSGVPYIIQEAAIIFESGFYKMFDKIITVAAPVEERISRVMLRDGLKREDVMARIENQWPEESKIAMSDFVIRNSDTDLAIPQVLEIHRNLMGISEAFKNQ; from the coding sequence ATGCTGAAAGTAGGACTCACCGGGAGTATTGGGAGCGGAAAATCGACCATTGCCGGTTTGTTTCGTGTTTTTGGCATACCTGTTTATATTGCCGATGTTGAGGCAAAGAAGTTTCTGGGTGACCCGGAGGTTATCCGCATGGTTGTGGAAATGGCCGGAGACGGTGTGCTCAGCCCAGATGGATCCATCGACCGGAGAATGCTGGCATCTTTGGTATTCAACGATCCGGCCAGACTTACAACCCTCAATAACATCATTCATCCGAGGGTAAGGAGGCATTTCTTTGATTGGATCGAAACGCAATCCGGCGTGCCATATATCATTCAGGAGGCAGCCATAATTTTTGAATCCGGCTTTTACAAAATGTTTGATAAAATAATTACCGTAGCTGCACCGGTTGAGGAACGTATCAGCAGGGTAATGCTTCGTGACGGACTGAAGCGGGAAGATGTAATGGCGCGAATTGAAAACCAGTGGCCGGAGGAGTCCAAAATCGCGATGTCGGATTTTGTAATCCGGAACAGTGACACGGACCTGGCCATACCCCAGGTGCTTGAAATTCACAGAAACCTTATGGGAATCTCTGAAGCCTTTAAAAATCAGTAA
- a CDS encoding CdaR family protein yields the protein MIKLSREYQIPVRFRAVPENLPKGKVMISNPDSVISITLKAKGLELYSRIFSTRSNTVNISLESLRLKQEGDQYTGFLRTSKMLKSIAQQLPGGYEMTAVEPDTLHFIFEKSIRKKVGVRPGLSLDFSRQYQLYDSVQTDPDSIYISGRKEIIDTIRSITTERKAFDNLKADVTARLALIAPPVRPPVNLSADSVTVQLNVEKFTETTMEVPVNIRSGHGKINYRTFPEKVTLTCRVALRDYNRVDPSLVTVVVDIDKPVASDSERVPVEVSRAPAFLKVIRIEPQKVEYLILK from the coding sequence ATGATCAAGTTGTCCAGGGAATATCAGATCCCGGTCAGATTCAGGGCCGTACCTGAAAACCTGCCTAAGGGAAAAGTGATGATTTCTAATCCTGATTCTGTTATCAGTATTACGCTGAAAGCCAAAGGGCTGGAGTTATATTCGCGTATTTTTTCAACCAGAAGCAACACAGTGAACATAAGCCTGGAAAGCCTCAGGCTGAAACAGGAAGGAGATCAGTATACCGGGTTCCTGAGAACTTCGAAAATGCTGAAGTCAATTGCGCAACAACTTCCCGGTGGATATGAAATGACGGCTGTAGAGCCGGATACGCTTCATTTTATATTCGAAAAAAGTATCAGAAAAAAGGTAGGTGTCAGGCCCGGGCTTTCCCTTGATTTCAGTCGTCAGTATCAGCTTTATGATTCTGTACAGACTGATCCGGATTCAATCTATATATCAGGCAGAAAAGAAATTATTGATACAATCAGGAGTATTACCACTGAAAGAAAGGCCTTTGATAATCTGAAGGCTGATGTAACTGCCAGGCTGGCGCTGATTGCGCCCCCGGTCAGGCCCCCGGTTAATTTATCGGCAGATAGCGTGACGGTTCAGCTGAATGTTGAAAAGTTCACTGAAACTACCATGGAAGTGCCTGTAAATATAAGATCAGGCCACGGTAAAATTAACTACCGCACCTTCCCTGAAAAGGTAACCCTTACCTGCAGGGTTGCCCTGCGCGACTATAACCGGGTGGATCCCTCGCTGGTAACCGTTGTTGTTGACATTGATAAACCTGTCGCTTCTGACAGCGAAAGAGTGCCGGTTGAAGTGAGCCGGGCTCCGGCATTTCTGAAGGTTATCCGCATTGAACCGCAAAAGGTTGAATACCTCATCCTGAAATAG
- the yajC gene encoding preprotein translocase subunit YajC has protein sequence MFTSALLMAPAEGGGSGYSSLIFLVLIMVVFYFFFIRPQAKKAKDLRKYREALKKGDKIVTIGGIHGKIVEVQETTFTIEVEDGTRLRIEKSAVAGDASDQLANQQK, from the coding sequence ATGTTCACATCTGCATTATTAATGGCCCCGGCCGAAGGCGGCGGCAGTGGTTACAGCTCACTGATTTTTCTGGTCCTCATCATGGTGGTTTTCTACTTTTTCTTCATCAGGCCCCAGGCAAAAAAAGCGAAGGATCTCAGGAAGTACCGTGAAGCCCTGAAAAAGGGTGACAAAATCGTTACCATTGGCGGAATTCACGGCAAGATCGTGGAGGTTCAGGAAACCACTTTTACCATTGAAGTGGAAGATGGCACACGGCTTAGAATTGAAAAATCTGCAGTAGCCGGAGATGCCAGTGATCAGCTGGCCAACCAGCAGAAGTAA
- a CDS encoding DUF1573 domain-containing protein yields the protein MKMNAIILIAALVFAGLMQTSCGNRNAAEGLYPADIVKNPNTASGEADAGDMPVLEFEKDFHDFGRIIQGEKVSYSFKFTNAGKSDLIISKVSTSCGCTVPEFPKTPIRPGESNKIAVKFDSENRRGFQNKSITIISNTQPNSVVLRIKAQVVLPEEMN from the coding sequence ATGAAAATGAATGCGATTATATTGATTGCCGCCCTTGTTTTTGCTGGATTGATGCAGACCTCCTGTGGCAACAGAAATGCTGCAGAGGGACTTTATCCTGCAGATATAGTTAAAAATCCGAATACTGCAAGCGGAGAGGCCGATGCCGGGGACATGCCTGTGCTGGAGTTTGAGAAGGATTTTCATGATTTCGGCAGAATCATTCAGGGCGAAAAGGTTTCGTACAGCTTTAAATTCACCAATGCCGGGAAATCTGATCTCATCATTTCGAAAGTCAGCACCTCGTGCGGATGTACAGTACCTGAGTTTCCCAAAACGCCGATCAGGCCGGGTGAATCCAATAAGATTGCGGTGAAATTCGACAGTGAAAACCGGCGCGGATTTCAGAACAAGAGCATTACCATTATCAGCAATACCCAGCCTAACTCTGTTGTGCTGAGGATAAAAGCCCAGGTGGTGCTTCCGGAAGAAATGAATTGA
- a CDS encoding GNAT family N-acetyltransferase, with protein MIAGKFLPEGFRLRNFEPGDFTAVEKFWNENGLGGAHRGDDAAVVEQTLKAGGHLLLLVTDDGMVAGTSWMTNDKRRTYLHHFGIADPFRRMGLATFLLKASLELARADGYQIKIEVHRDNLPAQLLYKKAGFTYLGDYDVLIIRNTCD; from the coding sequence ATGATTGCCGGAAAGTTTTTGCCGGAAGGGTTCAGGTTAAGGAACTTCGAACCGGGTGATTTTACCGCTGTGGAAAAGTTCTGGAATGAAAACGGACTTGGCGGTGCACACAGGGGTGACGATGCCGCTGTTGTTGAACAGACCCTGAAAGCCGGCGGGCATCTTCTATTGCTTGTTACCGATGATGGAATGGTGGCGGGTACATCCTGGATGACCAATGATAAAAGGAGAACTTACCTTCACCATTTCGGGATTGCTGATCCGTTTCGCCGCATGGGCCTTGCCACCTTTTTGCTGAAAGCCTCCCTGGAATTGGCCCGTGCTGACGGTTACCAGATTAAGATAGAGGTTCACCGGGATAATCTGCCTGCTCAGCTTCTCTATAAAAAAGCCGGTTTTACATATCTGGGAGATTATGATGTGTTAATCATCAGGAACACTTGTGATTAA
- the nusB gene encoding transcription antitermination factor NusB, which yields MLSRRHLRIKVLQSLYAHFQTQDGQINQIEKGLLSSIESIYDLYIYLLSSILEVRDFARNRQEDARQKFLPTAEELNPNTRFVDNRFLEQLGNNRDLQRNISRLKISWADHQETFRKIFQNFKASELYESYMNAPSASYHEDKELVLQMFGEFMLTNEVYTSIFEERNIHWADDIDTAASLVAKTVRKWTPAMDEFKPLPPLMINPDEEGDDLIRDFVLKLFRKTIVKSEVSGKLIAERAQNWDLERIAVLDVIILKMAICEFTEFPSIPVKVTINEYIEISKEYSTPRSRQFVNGMMDKLVADLKASGEIKKSGRGLVE from the coding sequence ATGCTAAGCAGAAGGCATTTAAGGATTAAGGTTTTACAATCGCTGTACGCTCATTTCCAGACGCAGGACGGCCAGATAAACCAGATAGAGAAGGGGCTGCTTTCGAGTATTGAGAGCATTTACGATTTATACATTTACCTGTTGTCCTCGATACTGGAGGTCAGGGATTTTGCAAGAAACCGACAGGAAGATGCACGGCAGAAGTTTCTGCCAACCGCCGAGGAACTGAACCCGAATACCCGTTTTGTCGACAACCGGTTTCTTGAACAACTCGGGAATAACCGTGACCTGCAGCGTAATATTTCACGATTAAAAATATCCTGGGCCGATCATCAGGAAACTTTCAGAAAGATATTTCAGAATTTCAAAGCTTCTGAACTCTACGAGTCCTATATGAATGCGCCTTCAGCCTCCTACCATGAAGATAAGGAGCTGGTGCTACAGATGTTTGGTGAGTTTATGCTTACCAATGAGGTTTACACCAGCATTTTTGAAGAACGGAATATTCATTGGGCCGATGATATTGATACTGCAGCATCGCTGGTTGCCAAGACCGTGCGAAAGTGGACTCCGGCAATGGACGAGTTTAAGCCGCTGCCTCCGCTGATGATTAATCCTGATGAAGAAGGAGATGACCTGATCAGGGATTTTGTGCTTAAACTATTCAGAAAAACGATAGTAAAAAGTGAAGTGTCCGGCAAACTGATTGCCGAAAGGGCACAGAACTGGGACCTGGAGCGCATCGCGGTACTGGATGTTATTATCCTGAAAATGGCGATCTGTGAATTCACCGAGTTTCCTTCAATCCCGGTTAAGGTAACCATTAACGAGTATATTGAGATATCCAAGGAATATAGCACTCCCCGGAGCCGTCAGTTTGTAAACGGGATGATGGATAAACTTGTGGCCGACCTGAAAGCCTCCGGAGAAATCAAAAAATCAGGCAGGGGACTTGTGGAATGA
- a CDS encoding DUF3276 family protein, whose protein sequence is MEESSTRNNVDVYTNIIKAGKRTYFFDVKLTKSGEKYLTITESKRRYDEEQDKFIYEKHKIFLYREDFENFIHGLSGAVAFIDADNKGLDAELSAAGASNSSDLSAEDFGL, encoded by the coding sequence ATGGAAGAGTCCAGCACCAGAAATAATGTTGATGTCTACACCAATATCATCAAAGCCGGAAAAAGGACATATTTTTTTGATGTTAAGCTGACCAAGTCAGGCGAGAAATACCTCACCATTACTGAGAGTAAGCGGCGGTATGACGAGGAGCAGGACAAGTTTATATATGAGAAACACAAGATCTTCCTTTACAGGGAGGATTTTGAAAATTTCATCCATGGACTTTCAGGCGCAGTTGCATTTATAGATGCTGACAACAAAGGGTTGGATGCAGAACTGTCAGCAGCCGGAGCAAGTAATTCATCAGACCTGAGTGCCGAAGATTTTGGCCTCTAG